In one window of Helianthus annuus cultivar XRQ/B chromosome 17, HanXRQr2.0-SUNRISE, whole genome shotgun sequence DNA:
- the LOC110924014 gene encoding uncharacterized protein LOC110924014 gives MRKKLLTQDIILQWDLSRRKNMNMMCCLLCYENHDSHNHLFFECKYSSKIWSTVRQKVGMEDVDPKWDDVVGWLMMRVNSKAAGMYVSRILVAATAYFIWQERNTRLFKNQLRPPEYLCQVILDTVRYKLMGVRLKRTDRVARLLQEWDIRDDGYEGG, from the coding sequence ATGAGGAAGAAATTGTTAACCCAAGACATTATTCTACAGTGGGATCTATCTCGCAGGAAGAATATGAATATGATGTGTTGCTTGCTTTGTTATGAAAATCATGATTCTCACAATCACTTATTTTTTGAGTGCAAGTACTCATCGAAAATATGGAGTACGGTTAGACAAAAAGTGGGTATGGAAGATGTTGATCCAAAGTGGGATGATGTGGTGGGATGGCTTATGATGCGTGTTAACTCTAAAGCGGCCGGTATGTATGTCAGCAGGATTTTAGTAGCGGCTACTGCTTATTTTATTTGGCAAGAAAGAAACACTAGATTATTCAAGAATCAGCTGAGACCTCCGGAGTACCTGTGTCAAGTAATATTGGATACGGTTCGGTATAAACTCATGGGAGTTCGGTTGAAGAGAACTGATAGAGTGGCAAGGCTGTTGCAGGAATGGGATATTCGTGATGATGGATACGAAGGTGGCTGA